The Corythoichthys intestinalis isolate RoL2023-P3 chromosome 1, ASM3026506v1, whole genome shotgun sequence genome has a segment encoding these proteins:
- the LOC130923659 gene encoding gastrula zinc finger protein XlCGF57.1-like, whose protein sequence is MLYIKQEAEQITPCIKEEEQQENINKCTVTASVKSEENEGPSEESGAAKPSIYCSFQHLTTKEEGQSQPDGLFSPLSDNDDVTSHSSDTDTNEEDVDFDQNALKSLNNSSLKIDEKECAGGNSFACTLCNKGFSRKNHLEMHKRKHTGKNPFACTSCGKRFTEKANLHRHARTHTGEKPFACTLCKKGFSRKSHLEMHKRTHTGEMPFACTPCGKRFTDKGNLHRHARTHTGEKPFACTLCNKGFSRTTQLKLHERTHTGEKPFVCTCCGKRFTEKRSLNAHTSTHTGEKPFACTLCNKGFSRKPDVVKHMRTHTGEKPFVCTSCGQRFTEKGNLNTHARTHSGEKPFTCTVCNKGFSRKNLLDKHTRIHTEEKPFVCTFCDKRFSLKSHLMIHKRIHTGEKPFVCTCCGKTFTEKGNLDKHTSTHTGEKPFTCSVCQKRFHQKGNLNRHARTHIGEKPF, encoded by the coding sequence ATGTTGTACATCAAACAGGAAGCGGAGCAAATCACCCCCTGcattaaagaagaagaacagCAAGAGAACATCAACAAGTGTACAGTGACCGCCAGTGTGAAGAGCGAAGAAAATGAAGGTCCAAGCGAAGAGAGCGGGGCAGCGAAACCTTCGATCTACTGCTCATTTCAGCACCTGACAACAAAAGAAGAGGGACAATCGCAACCGGACGGCCTCTTCTCTCCGCTTTCGGACAACGACGACGTAACATCACACTCTTCTGACACTGATACTAATGAGGAGGATGTtgactttgaccaaaatgcttTGAAATCCTTAAACAATTCATCATTGAAAATAGACGAAAAAGAATGTGCTGGTGGGAATTcgtttgcctgcacactttgcaacAAAGGATTTTCACGGAAAAATCATTTAGAAATGCATAAGCGTAAACACACTGGAAAAaacccttttgcctgcacatcttgtggtaaaagattcaccgagAAGGCTAATTTACACAGACacgcaagaacacacactggagagaagcctttcgcctgcactCTTTGCAAAAAAGGATTTTCTCGGAAGAGTCATTTAGAAATGCataagcgtacacacactggagaaatgccttttgcctgcacaccttgtggtaaaagattcaccgacAAGGGAAATTTACACAGACacgcaagaacacacactggagagaagcctttcgcctgcactCTCTGCAACAAAGGATTTTCTCGGACGACTCAGTTAAAATTGCAtgagcgtacacacactggagaaaagcctttcgtctgcacatgttgtggtaaaagattcaccgagAAGAGAAGTTTAAAtgcacacacaagcacacacactggagaaaagcctttcgcctgcactCTTTGCAACAAAGGATTTTCTCGGAAGCCTGATGTCGTAAAGCAtatgcgtacacacactggagaaaagccttttgtctgcacaagttgtggtcaaagattcaccgAGAAGGGAAATTTAAACACACATGCAAGAACACattctggagagaagcctttcaccTGCACTGTTTGCAACAAAGGATTTTCTCGGAAGAATCTGTTAGATAAACACACGCGTATACACACtgaagaaaagccttttgtctgcacattttGCGACAAAAGATTTTCTCTGAAGTCTCATTTAATGATACATAAGCGcatacacactggagaaaagccttttgtctgcacatgttgTGGTAAAACATTCACCGAGAAGGGAAATTTAGACAAACACACAAGTACACACacaggagagaagccttttacaTGCTCAGTTTGTCAAAAAAGATTCCATCAGAAAGGAAATTTAAACAGACATGCAAGAACACACATTGGAGAGAAACCTTTTTAA